The Corvus hawaiiensis isolate bCorHaw1 chromosome 10, bCorHaw1.pri.cur, whole genome shotgun sequence genome includes a window with the following:
- the KLHL24 gene encoding kelch-like protein 24 isoform X2 has protein sequence MVLILGRRLNREDSGIRDSPATKRKVFEMDPKSLSGPEFFDFSSGSSHAESILQIFNEFRDSRLFTDVIICVEGREFPCHRAVLSACSSYFRAMFCNDHRESREMLVEINGIFAEAMDCFLQYVYTGKVKITTENVQYLFETSSLFQISVLRDACAKFLEEQLDPCNCLGIQRFADTHSLKTLFTKCRNFALQTFEDVSQHEEFLELGKDELIDYICSDELVISKEEMVFEAVMRWVYRAVELRRPVLHELLTHVRLPLLHPNYFVQTVEVDQLIQNSPECYQLLHEARRYHILGNEMMSPRTRPRRSTGYSEVIVVVGGCERVGGFNLPYTECYDPVTGEWKSLAKLPEFTKSEYAVCALRNDILVSGGRINSRDVWIYNSQLNIWIRVASLNKGRWRHKMAVLLGKVYVVGGYDGQNRLSSVECYDSFSNRWTEVAPLKEAVSSPAVTSCVGKLFVIGGGPDDNTCSDKVQSYDPDTNSWLLRATIPIAKRCITAVSLNNLIYVAGGLTKAIYCYDPIEDYWMHVQNTFSRQEEIKSYLCFKRIVACLCVMEKSISLVEDGKMVKPQTLFFVMTLQRALSQE, from the exons ATGGTACTAATATTGGGACGCAGACTGAATAGAGAGGATAGTGGGATACGAGATTCCCCTGCAACCAAGCGGAAAGTTTTTGAAATGGACCCAAAATCGTTGTCAGGCCCTGAGTTTTTCGACTTCTCCTCGGGATCATCCCACGCAGAAAGCATTCTCCAGATCTTCAATGAATTCCGAGACAGCCGGCTGTTCACAGATGTCATCATCTGTGTGGAGGGCCGGGAGTTTCCCTGCCACCGTGCCGTCCTCTCGGCCTGCAGCAGCTACTTCAGAGCCATGTTCTGCAACGAccacagggagagcagagagatGCTGGTGGAGATCAATGGCATTTTTGCCGAAGCCATGGATTGCTTTTTACAGTACGTGTACACAGGCAAGGTGAAAATCACGACGGAGAACGTGCAGTATCTCTTTGAAACATCGAGTCTCTTCCAGATCAGCGTTCTGCGCGATGCCTGCGCCAAGttcctggaggagcagctggatccTTGCAATTGCCTGGGCATCCAGCGCTTCGCAGATACGCACTCGCTCAAGACACTGTTCACCAAGTGCAGGAATTTCGCGCTGCAGACGTTTGAGGATGTGTCCCAGCACGAAGAATTCCTAGAACTGGGGAAGGACGAGCTTATTGATTACATTTGCAGTGACGAGCTGGTGATCAGTAAGGAGGAGATGGTGTTCGAGGCCGTGATGCGCTGGGTGTACCGCGCGGTCGAGCTGCGCCGGCCGGTGCTCCACGAACTCTTGACGCATGTCAGGCTCCCGCTCTTGCACCCCAACTACTTTGTTCAGACTGTGGAGGTGGACCAGCTGATTCAGAATTCCCCAGAGTGCTATCAGCTGCTGCACGAAGCCAGGCGATACCATATCCTTGGAAACGAGATGATGTCTCCCAGAACTAGGCCACGCAG ATCAACTGGTTATTCTGAGGTGATAGTTGTTGTTGGAGGATGTGAACGAGTTGGAGGGTTTAATTTGCCATACACGGAGTGCTATGATCCTGTGACAGGAGAGTGGAAGTCACTGGCAAAACTTCCAGAGTTTACCAAGTCTGAGTATGCGGTGTGTGCTCTGCGGAATGATATTCTTGTTTCAG gtGGAAGAATCAATAGCCGGGATGTATGGATTTATAACTCTCAACTTAACATTTGGATCAGAGTTGCCTCCTTAAATAAAGGCAGATGGAGACATAAAATGGCTGTTCTTCTGGGTAAA GTGTATGTGGTCGGAGGATACGATGGGCAGAACCGCCTGAGCAGTGTAGAGTGCTACGACTCGTTCTCCAATCGCTGGACCGAGGTGGCTCCCCTAAAGGAGGCTGTGAGCTCCCCAGCTGTCACCAGCTGTGTTGGCAAACTCTTTGTCATTGGAGGTGGCCCTGATGACAACACCTGTTCTGACAAG GTTCAGTCGTATGATCCTGATACCAATTCCTGGTTGCTCCGTGCAACCATCCCCATTGCCAAGAGATGTATCACGGCTGTGTCCCTGAACAACCTGATCTACGTTGCTGGTGGGCTCACCAAAGCCATTTACTGCTATGACCCGATCGAGGACTACTGGATGCATGTACAGAACACATTCAGCAGACAG gaagaaataaaatcctatCTCTGTTTCAA GAGAATTGTGGCATGTCTGTGTGTAATGGAAAAATCTATATCCTTGGTGGAAGACGGGAAAATGGTGAAGCCACAGACACTATTCTTTGTTATGACCCTGCAACGGGCATTATCACAGGAGTAG
- the KLHL24 gene encoding kelch-like protein 24 isoform X1, whose product MVLILGRRLNREDSGIRDSPATKRKVFEMDPKSLSGPEFFDFSSGSSHAESILQIFNEFRDSRLFTDVIICVEGREFPCHRAVLSACSSYFRAMFCNDHRESREMLVEINGIFAEAMDCFLQYVYTGKVKITTENVQYLFETSSLFQISVLRDACAKFLEEQLDPCNCLGIQRFADTHSLKTLFTKCRNFALQTFEDVSQHEEFLELGKDELIDYICSDELVISKEEMVFEAVMRWVYRAVELRRPVLHELLTHVRLPLLHPNYFVQTVEVDQLIQNSPECYQLLHEARRYHILGNEMMSPRTRPRRSTGYSEVIVVVGGCERVGGFNLPYTECYDPVTGEWKSLAKLPEFTKSEYAVCALRNDILVSGGRINSRDVWIYNSQLNIWIRVASLNKGRWRHKMAVLLGKVYVVGGYDGQNRLSSVECYDSFSNRWTEVAPLKEAVSSPAVTSCVGKLFVIGGGPDDNTCSDKVQSYDPDTNSWLLRATIPIAKRCITAVSLNNLIYVAGGLTKAIYCYDPIEDYWMHVQNTFSRQENCGMSVCNGKIYILGGRRENGEATDTILCYDPATGIITGVAAMPRPVSYHGCVTIHRYNEKGFKL is encoded by the exons ATGGTACTAATATTGGGACGCAGACTGAATAGAGAGGATAGTGGGATACGAGATTCCCCTGCAACCAAGCGGAAAGTTTTTGAAATGGACCCAAAATCGTTGTCAGGCCCTGAGTTTTTCGACTTCTCCTCGGGATCATCCCACGCAGAAAGCATTCTCCAGATCTTCAATGAATTCCGAGACAGCCGGCTGTTCACAGATGTCATCATCTGTGTGGAGGGCCGGGAGTTTCCCTGCCACCGTGCCGTCCTCTCGGCCTGCAGCAGCTACTTCAGAGCCATGTTCTGCAACGAccacagggagagcagagagatGCTGGTGGAGATCAATGGCATTTTTGCCGAAGCCATGGATTGCTTTTTACAGTACGTGTACACAGGCAAGGTGAAAATCACGACGGAGAACGTGCAGTATCTCTTTGAAACATCGAGTCTCTTCCAGATCAGCGTTCTGCGCGATGCCTGCGCCAAGttcctggaggagcagctggatccTTGCAATTGCCTGGGCATCCAGCGCTTCGCAGATACGCACTCGCTCAAGACACTGTTCACCAAGTGCAGGAATTTCGCGCTGCAGACGTTTGAGGATGTGTCCCAGCACGAAGAATTCCTAGAACTGGGGAAGGACGAGCTTATTGATTACATTTGCAGTGACGAGCTGGTGATCAGTAAGGAGGAGATGGTGTTCGAGGCCGTGATGCGCTGGGTGTACCGCGCGGTCGAGCTGCGCCGGCCGGTGCTCCACGAACTCTTGACGCATGTCAGGCTCCCGCTCTTGCACCCCAACTACTTTGTTCAGACTGTGGAGGTGGACCAGCTGATTCAGAATTCCCCAGAGTGCTATCAGCTGCTGCACGAAGCCAGGCGATACCATATCCTTGGAAACGAGATGATGTCTCCCAGAACTAGGCCACGCAG ATCAACTGGTTATTCTGAGGTGATAGTTGTTGTTGGAGGATGTGAACGAGTTGGAGGGTTTAATTTGCCATACACGGAGTGCTATGATCCTGTGACAGGAGAGTGGAAGTCACTGGCAAAACTTCCAGAGTTTACCAAGTCTGAGTATGCGGTGTGTGCTCTGCGGAATGATATTCTTGTTTCAG gtGGAAGAATCAATAGCCGGGATGTATGGATTTATAACTCTCAACTTAACATTTGGATCAGAGTTGCCTCCTTAAATAAAGGCAGATGGAGACATAAAATGGCTGTTCTTCTGGGTAAA GTGTATGTGGTCGGAGGATACGATGGGCAGAACCGCCTGAGCAGTGTAGAGTGCTACGACTCGTTCTCCAATCGCTGGACCGAGGTGGCTCCCCTAAAGGAGGCTGTGAGCTCCCCAGCTGTCACCAGCTGTGTTGGCAAACTCTTTGTCATTGGAGGTGGCCCTGATGACAACACCTGTTCTGACAAG GTTCAGTCGTATGATCCTGATACCAATTCCTGGTTGCTCCGTGCAACCATCCCCATTGCCAAGAGATGTATCACGGCTGTGTCCCTGAACAACCTGATCTACGTTGCTGGTGGGCTCACCAAAGCCATTTACTGCTATGACCCGATCGAGGACTACTGGATGCATGTACAGAACACATTCAGCAGACAG GAGAATTGTGGCATGTCTGTGTGTAATGGAAAAATCTATATCCTTGGTGGAAGACGGGAAAATGGTGAAGCCACAGACACTATTCTTTGTTATGACCCTGCAACGGGCATTATCACAGGAGTAGCAGCCATGCCCAGGCCAGTATCGTATCATGGCTGTGTGACCATTCATAGATATAATGAAAAAGGCtttaaactgtaa